From a single Oceanobacillus kimchii X50 genomic region:
- the motB gene encoding flagellar motor protein MotB, whose translation MSRRRKKKSQSHMDESWLLPYADLLTLLVALFIVLFAMSDINIQKYEQLASVFRSEFSNAGSGVLDHQEMPVPPPVEEGTEEDEDEDIEEQDEEVDQSESELRDLQALQTQINHYIKDHELTEQLGTELTDEGLMITLVNEVFFDSGSAEVKETSKEIANDVSALLYTEPPHQVVISGHADDVPIETEEYNSNWELSVSRAINFMTLILENKELDPTLFSAKGYGEFHPIVPNTSPENRAINRRVEVLILPNYDIQVPE comes from the coding sequence ATGAGTAGGAGACGGAAGAAGAAAAGCCAATCACATATGGATGAATCTTGGTTGCTTCCTTATGCAGACCTACTTACTCTATTAGTTGCTTTGTTTATCGTATTGTTTGCCATGAGTGATATTAATATACAAAAATATGAGCAACTCGCAAGCGTATTTCGAAGTGAATTTTCTAATGCAGGATCTGGAGTCCTTGACCATCAAGAAATGCCCGTACCACCTCCAGTTGAAGAAGGCACCGAAGAAGATGAAGACGAGGATATAGAAGAACAGGATGAAGAAGTAGACCAAAGCGAAAGTGAATTAAGAGATTTACAAGCATTACAGACACAAATTAATCATTATATAAAAGACCATGAACTGACAGAACAATTGGGTACGGAATTAACGGATGAAGGATTAATGATAACTTTGGTTAATGAAGTATTTTTTGATTCAGGAAGTGCAGAAGTAAAAGAAACTAGCAAAGAAATAGCAAACGATGTTTCCGCCTTATTATATACAGAGCCGCCGCATCAAGTAGTGATTAGTGGACATGCAGATGATGTCCCGATTGAAACAGAAGAATATAATTCGAATTGGGAATTAAGTGTTTCGCGAGCAATTAATTTTATGACGTTAATCTTAGAGAATAAAGAGTTAGATCCTACTTTGTTTAGTGCAAAAGGATACGGAGAATTTCATCCAATTGTACCGAATACGAGTCCTGAAAACAGAGCAATAAACAGACGTGTGGAAGTATTAATATTACCAAATTATGATATTCAAGTACCAGAATAA
- the motA gene encoding flagellar motor stator protein MotA codes for MDKTSIIGLILGLIAVGVGMVLKGVGLEALINPAAILIILLGTAAAVTIAFPGSTLKKIPALFKIIFTEPKQANTKEIIEMFSEWADQTRKEGILSLEQQVNEVDDPFLSSGLQLAIDGQSPDFIKDIMLEKIEAMEQRHEEGAAIFTQAGTYAPTLGVLGAVIGLIAALGDMSDIDALGAAISAAFIATLLGIFTGYVLWHPFANKLREKSKREVLQKEIIVEGILSITTGDSRLIVQEKLGSLLTSKDVASLKEGNSDE; via the coding sequence ATGGATAAGACATCAATTATTGGATTAATATTAGGCCTCATTGCCGTTGGAGTTGGAATGGTATTAAAAGGGGTGGGACTGGAAGCTCTTATTAACCCAGCAGCAATTTTAATTATTTTATTAGGGACTGCGGCAGCAGTTACGATAGCATTTCCTGGAAGTACTTTAAAGAAGATACCTGCACTTTTTAAGATTATATTTACAGAACCTAAACAAGCAAACACCAAAGAAATAATTGAAATGTTTAGTGAGTGGGCGGATCAAACAAGAAAAGAAGGAATCTTGTCACTAGAGCAGCAAGTTAATGAAGTCGATGATCCCTTTTTATCATCAGGTTTACAACTTGCTATTGATGGACAATCTCCAGATTTTATAAAAGATATTATGCTTGAAAAGATAGAGGCAATGGAACAGCGGCATGAAGAAGGGGCAGCTATCTTTACTCAGGCAGGTACATATGCTCCAACGCTAGGAGTTCTAGGAGCGGTTATTGGATTGATAGCTGCTTTGGGGGACATGTCGGATATTGATGCACTAGGTGCTGCCATATCAGCTGCATTTATTGCGACCTTATTAGGGATATTTACTGGTTATGTTCTATGGCATCCATTTGCAAATAAATTACGTGAAAAATCGAAAAGAGAAGTTTTACAAAAAGAAATTATTGTTGAAGGAATTTTATCAATTACTACTGGGGATTCCCGTTTAATCGTTCAGGAAAAACTTGGTTCTTTACTTACATCAAAAGATGTAGCTTCGTTAAAAGAGGGGAATTCGGATGAGTAG
- a CDS encoding sigma-70 family RNA polymerase sigma factor codes for MSNQGVSPEEIRQFHCAQNFVKDNELIFRNALLQSFMQSQEHWALLEESLRCPSSDATRILDKKFKEHFSEISLISLLSNEIRRFAIRYDQRYRRNTKRQMLILDRPRYHDSQVTTWMELIPSKKSLEQEAFQTEERLENRVENPIIHKAINELTARQKFILEAAYIHECTDTEIAQIDGVSQQTISKTRKKALQNIYSFLQREGE; via the coding sequence ATGAGTAATCAAGGCGTATCACCTGAAGAAATTCGTCAATTTCATTGTGCACAGAATTTTGTCAAAGATAATGAGCTAATCTTTCGTAATGCTTTGCTTCAGTCATTTATGCAATCACAGGAACATTGGGCGTTATTAGAAGAATCTCTACGTTGTCCGAGCTCTGATGCCACAAGGATCTTAGATAAAAAGTTTAAAGAACACTTCTCAGAAATATCACTAATTAGTCTTTTATCAAATGAAATTCGCAGGTTTGCTATCCGCTATGATCAACGATATCGTCGTAATACCAAGAGGCAGATGCTCATTCTCGACCGACCACGATATCACGACTCCCAAGTAACCACATGGATGGAATTAATTCCATCTAAGAAATCCTTGGAACAAGAAGCTTTTCAAACGGAAGAACGTTTAGAAAATAGAGTTGAAAATCCTATTATTCATAAGGCTATCAACGAATTAACAGCAAGACAGAAATTCATTCTCGAAGCAGCGTATATTCATGAGTGTACGGACACTGAAATCGCTCAAATAGATGGAGTCTCACAACAAACGATTAGCAAAACAAGGAAAAAGGCATTGCAAAACATTTACTCGTTTTTGCAAAGGGAGGGAGAATGA
- a CDS encoding YvrJ family protein, translating to MSDISIMTYLTSLLENVGFPVMVTLFLLIRYEVRIKQLEDHSKNLSDLIKDLRRDMT from the coding sequence ATGAGCGATATTTCAATCATGACCTATCTTACATCCTTGTTAGAAAATGTTGGATTCCCTGTTATGGTTACCTTATTCTTATTAATTCGTTATGAAGTTCGAATAAAGCAGCTCGAAGATCACTCAAAAAATCTATCCGATCTTATTAAAGATTTAAGGAGGGATATGACATGA
- a CDS encoding helix-turn-helix domain-containing protein codes for MTRLIELTKRVQLENDLESLETILHLFEPKMKQSLLQTNYQEREDLLQELQIKTIDIIQNYDWTKGYTFWEYTEKLQSEFYSTYQEAN; via the coding sequence ATGACTAGACTCATTGAGTTAACCAAACGTGTTCAACTGGAAAATGACCTAGAGTCTCTAGAAACCATCCTTCATTTATTCGAACCAAAAATGAAACAATCACTTCTACAAACCAATTACCAAGAACGCGAAGATTTATTACAAGAATTACAAATTAAGACGATTGATATAATACAAAATTATGATTGGACAAAAGGCTATACCTTTTGGGAATATACTGAAAAACTCCAATCGGAATTCTATTCAACGTACCAAGAAGCTAACTAG
- a CDS encoding short-chain fatty acid transporter: MKTVTSFFDRMVQRYLPDAFLFAIILTIAVFFIGLLFTGNGPIEMVQFWGNGFWGLLEFAMQMSLVVITGYILASTNVVKKYLSKLSKIAKTPAQAIILVTFVALIACFINYGFGLVVGALFATHVTRQVPTADYRLLIASAYSGFLIWHGGFSGSVPLTIATSGHFLEGQVGIIPITETLFSPYNLFIVITLLVALPLFNRYLLSGVSANKTYFAEKVQQIEEEPYTHTNIQPTTPAEKLENSSIVSMIIGFLGLSFIVYYFVTNGFNLNINIVNFIFLFLGIILHKTPRQFLDNVSQGVKNAGAIIIQFPFYAGIMGMMVDSGISEVLSMWFVNISTEYTLPFLSFISAGIVNFFIPSGGGQWAIQGPIMIEAALEIGADTSKTAMGIAWGDAWTNMIQPFWALPALAIAGLKVRDIMGFCVMILIFSFIPISIGLLFF, from the coding sequence TTGAAAACGGTAACTTCTTTTTTCGATAGAATGGTTCAACGGTATCTGCCCGATGCCTTTTTATTTGCCATTATATTAACAATTGCTGTATTTTTTATTGGGTTATTATTTACTGGTAACGGGCCAATTGAAATGGTTCAATTCTGGGGAAACGGCTTTTGGGGATTATTAGAATTTGCAATGCAGATGTCACTTGTCGTAATTACGGGATACATTTTAGCAAGTACTAATGTTGTCAAAAAATACTTATCTAAGCTAAGTAAAATAGCAAAAACACCAGCTCAGGCAATTATTTTAGTTACTTTTGTTGCATTAATTGCTTGTTTTATCAATTATGGATTTGGACTAGTAGTAGGTGCTTTATTTGCCACTCACGTAACAAGGCAAGTTCCAACAGCAGATTATCGCTTACTAATTGCTAGTGCTTATAGTGGTTTTTTGATCTGGCATGGTGGGTTTTCCGGTTCTGTACCATTAACTATTGCCACATCAGGTCATTTCCTAGAAGGACAAGTAGGTATCATTCCCATCACGGAAACATTATTTAGTCCTTATAATTTGTTTATTGTTATCACTTTATTAGTGGCACTACCTTTATTTAATCGTTATCTTTTAAGTGGGGTTTCAGCTAATAAAACGTATTTTGCTGAAAAAGTTCAACAAATAGAGGAAGAACCATATACACACACTAATATTCAACCAACTACACCTGCTGAAAAATTAGAAAATAGTTCAATTGTTTCAATGATAATTGGTTTTTTAGGCTTAAGTTTTATCGTCTATTATTTTGTAACAAACGGATTTAATTTAAATATTAATATCGTTAATTTCATCTTTCTGTTTCTAGGTATTATCCTGCATAAGACGCCGAGGCAGTTTCTCGATAATGTCAGTCAAGGCGTTAAAAATGCTGGAGCGATTATTATTCAATTTCCGTTTTATGCAGGAATTATGGGAATGATGGTTGATTCGGGAATTTCAGAGGTATTGTCTATGTGGTTTGTGAATATTTCTACTGAATATACACTTCCATTTTTATCTTTTATTAGCGCGGGTATCGTTAATTTCTTCATTCCATCTGGTGGTGGACAGTGGGCAATACAAGGTCCAATTATGATTGAAGCTGCACTTGAAATTGGCGCAGACACATCAAAAACAGCAATGGGTATTGCATGGGGAGATGCATGGACAAATATGATACAGCCTTTTTGGGCACTTCCGGCACTTGCGATTGCAGGACTAAAAGTTCGAGATATTATGGGCTTTTGTGTAATGATTTTAATATTTAGCTTTATTCCCATATCAATTGGACTGTTATTCTTCTAA
- a CDS encoding agmatinase family protein, with product MAKNYIYGNTPCFLDGEKVSLQDNSYKNKDVLIYGVPWEGAVTWGDYTGCELGPKAIRLNSERYSGYLPELNDIDVLKHYSFGDLGDVDVVPADSPETMRRIEDFASNVWETGKFPIAFGGDHGITYPIVQALSNEVEGKVGIIHLDAHYDNHPDYNGDLYARSTPFHRIYESESVRNKSIVHMGIHGPRNKPETGTYANEVGATTISVREIKQANNQLHELAKKAYDIASEGTDAVYLSICSDVLDFAFNPGGPVDGNGLTSYELLELILEFSQMGINGMDYVEVYPQQDTNDNSSHFVTYAVLYALAGKLIHDEKEKR from the coding sequence GTGGCTAAAAACTATATTTATGGAAATACTCCATGCTTTTTAGATGGTGAGAAAGTATCTTTACAGGACAACTCCTATAAGAATAAGGATGTTCTTATTTACGGTGTTCCGTGGGAAGGTGCCGTCACATGGGGAGATTATACCGGTTGCGAACTTGGTCCAAAAGCAATTAGATTAAATTCAGAACGATACTCTGGTTATTTACCAGAATTAAATGATATCGATGTATTAAAGCATTACTCTTTTGGAGATTTAGGGGATGTAGATGTAGTGCCTGCAGATTCTCCAGAAACAATGCGAAGAATAGAGGACTTTGCCAGTAATGTTTGGGAGACTGGGAAATTTCCAATTGCATTTGGTGGAGATCATGGCATTACTTATCCAATAGTACAAGCATTAAGTAATGAAGTAGAAGGAAAGGTGGGGATTATTCATCTAGATGCACATTATGATAATCATCCTGATTATAATGGTGATCTTTATGCAAGAAGTACACCTTTTCATCGTATTTATGAAAGTGAAAGCGTACGTAATAAGAGTATTGTCCATATGGGGATTCATGGTCCACGAAATAAACCAGAAACAGGAACATATGCAAATGAAGTAGGAGCAACTACCATTTCCGTTCGTGAAATTAAACAAGCAAACAATCAACTTCATGAGCTAGCTAAAAAAGCGTATGATATTGCAAGTGAAGGTACCGATGCTGTTTATTTAAGTATTTGTAGTGATGTCTTGGATTTTGCATTCAACCCTGGTGGTCCAGTAGATGGTAATGGATTAACATCATATGAGTTGTTGGAACTTATTTTGGAATTTTCACAGATGGGAATAAATGGAATGGATTATGTAGAAGTCTATCCACAACAAGATACTAACGATAACTCATCTCATTTTGTTACCTATGCTGTTCTATATGCATTAGCTGGTAAGTTAATACACGACGAAAAAGAAAAAAGATAA
- a CDS encoding carbohydrate ABC transporter permease produces the protein MKRSVGQVLGRAGIRIPLILWSIAVLYPIIWMFIGSLKSNAEIYRNPWGFPEILNWQNYVNAWSNYNIDTSVWNSLIVTLVGTMLTLLMAIPTAYAIERINFKGSKLLFTLYVSAMMIPMVLGWIPLFFLLSNIGLLDNVFGLAIVYSVSQLPFTIFVLTSFMSTIPKSLEEAASIDGMSPYGVLWKIVTPLSMSGIITVTIMNAIQFWNEYFMALIFLNSSENYTLALAIDFISNEAQYTNAWGTLFASLVIAIIPVIILYAIFQRRIAKGMTEGAIKG, from the coding sequence TTGAAACGAAGCGTAGGTCAAGTATTGGGTAGGGCGGGAATACGAATCCCTTTAATCCTTTGGAGTATAGCAGTCTTATATCCAATCATTTGGATGTTCATTGGCTCTTTAAAATCAAATGCAGAAATTTACCGAAATCCTTGGGGATTCCCCGAAATCTTGAATTGGCAAAACTATGTGAATGCCTGGTCAAATTACAATATCGATACTAGCGTATGGAATAGTCTTATTGTTACCTTAGTCGGAACAATGTTAACTCTATTGATGGCAATACCAACAGCCTATGCGATAGAACGTATTAATTTTAAAGGAAGCAAGCTTTTATTTACACTTTATGTATCAGCGATGATGATTCCGATGGTATTAGGTTGGATTCCATTATTTTTTCTATTGTCGAATATTGGACTGCTTGATAATGTTTTTGGATTAGCAATTGTTTACAGTGTAAGCCAGCTTCCATTTACTATATTTGTATTGACAAGCTTTATGAGCACCATTCCAAAATCATTAGAAGAAGCTGCTTCTATTGATGGAATGTCTCCATATGGTGTGTTATGGAAAATAGTTACACCATTAAGTATGTCAGGAATTATAACAGTAACAATAATGAATGCTATTCAATTTTGGAATGAATATTTTATGGCGTTAATTTTCTTGAATTCTAGTGAAAATTACACGCTTGCATTGGCAATTGATTTTATAAGTAATGAGGCACAGTATACAAATGCATGGGGTACATTATTTGCAAGTCTTGTTATCGCCATAATTCCAGTAATTATTTTATACGCAATTTTTCAAAGAAGGATTGCTAAAGGTATGACGGAAGGAGCAATTAAAGGGTAA
- a CDS encoding carbohydrate ABC transporter permease, whose amino-acid sequence MVQSKKQKYTFLAVCLIPTFIMFSIFTLYPLFSGLYYSFFEWSGSSQVKTFIGLDNYIQLFKDAIVPDTIIHDYFLVVTKVIGIMIMAMFFAVALTQLKLKEAPFYRIVFFFPNIMSVVVIGILWMFIYNPTMGLVNSGLEILGLGDWAKPWLGSEKWALPSLVLPSIWAGIGLFMLMLMGGISNISKSYYEAADIDGASEWTKFWKVTLPLVWPQVKISILYIVITTLNGSFVIVQVMTGGGPNNSTHVMGSYLYQQAFVQFNFGYGATIGVMILVLSLITVLLLQFVLRRDKVEY is encoded by the coding sequence ATGGTTCAGTCCAAAAAGCAAAAGTATACATTTCTAGCTGTATGTCTTATCCCAACATTCATTATGTTTAGCATTTTTACACTCTATCCATTGTTTAGTGGATTGTATTATTCGTTTTTTGAATGGTCGGGTTCTTCACAAGTGAAGACATTTATTGGTCTAGATAATTATATCCAATTATTTAAAGATGCGATTGTTCCAGATACGATAATCCATGATTATTTTTTAGTTGTGACAAAAGTGATTGGAATTATGATAATGGCAATGTTTTTTGCTGTGGCACTTACACAATTAAAACTTAAAGAAGCTCCCTTTTATCGAATCGTGTTCTTCTTTCCAAATATTATGTCAGTGGTTGTTATAGGTATATTATGGATGTTTATCTATAACCCAACAATGGGTTTAGTCAATTCTGGATTAGAAATACTGGGATTAGGTGATTGGGCAAAACCATGGTTAGGTAGTGAAAAATGGGCATTGCCAAGTCTTGTTTTACCATCTATTTGGGCTGGTATTGGTTTATTTATGTTGATGTTAATGGGAGGTATATCCAATATATCAAAAAGCTATTATGAAGCAGCTGATATTGATGGAGCAAGTGAATGGACAAAATTTTGGAAAGTAACACTTCCATTAGTCTGGCCACAGGTGAAGATATCTATTTTATATATCGTGATTACTACGCTCAATGGTTCATTTGTTATTGTGCAGGTAATGACAGGCGGTGGGCCAAATAACTCTACCCATGTGATGGGATCCTATTTATATCAGCAAGCTTTTGTACAATTCAACTTTGGTTATGGAGCTACAATTGGCGTAATGATTTTAGTATTATCATTGATTACAGTATTACTTTTACAGTTTGTATTACGGAGGGATAAAGTAGAGTACTAG
- a CDS encoding ABC transporter substrate-binding protein: MKKSSYLLSLMFVISFFLVACNSDEEGKEDGDKGNTGEAQTGEIAGDLEIQYFVGGYGDAWWKEVIGDFQEAYPDVNIIEHAGPNINEEMRSRWVSNDPPDVVYIDGAGSNETQMVEDGQLMNLTEWLDGIELEGGDKLQESFIVDPSDYDGEIYTLPLVFDTWGTWYDRALFEEKGYTVPTDFDSFMESMREIKSGEDIEPFVTSGQHPYYFIRGMLFPAFAAAGGEEYLSDLIKGEEGAWSSEETLEIMKNVEQMVDEGMIDSGLGALNHTQSQMNFLLHDNAFIPVGFWLPNEMANDIPEGFDFGFIPSPMQEAGEPYAIVPDLRPLAIAENAENPEAAKAFVEFVFTREYAVSFSEHTGAIMNLTDVDLTQSDKVPAYLTEANEMINDPSIVQIYNKPHPMSADLETPIGNALMSLMLGNATAEQFIEEAEKAAEAYR, from the coding sequence ATGAAGAAAAGCAGTTATCTACTAAGTTTAATGTTTGTTATTTCATTTTTTCTTGTAGCTTGTAACTCAGATGAAGAAGGTAAAGAAGATGGGGATAAAGGAAATACAGGAGAAGCTCAAACTGGTGAAATTGCTGGAGATCTAGAAATACAATATTTTGTTGGTGGATATGGCGATGCTTGGTGGAAAGAGGTTATCGGTGATTTCCAGGAAGCATACCCAGATGTAAATATTATAGAGCATGCTGGACCAAATATTAATGAAGAGATGCGATCACGTTGGGTTTCCAATGATCCACCAGATGTTGTCTATATTGATGGAGCAGGTTCCAATGAAACACAAATGGTGGAAGATGGGCAATTAATGAATCTTACTGAATGGTTAGATGGCATTGAATTGGAAGGTGGAGATAAGTTACAGGAGAGTTTTATCGTAGATCCTTCTGATTATGATGGAGAGATTTATACTTTACCTCTTGTGTTTGATACGTGGGGAACTTGGTATGATCGTGCATTATTTGAAGAAAAAGGATATACAGTTCCTACAGATTTCGATTCATTTATGGAATCAATGAGAGAAATTAAGAGTGGTGAAGACATTGAACCTTTTGTAACTAGTGGTCAGCATCCATATTATTTTATTCGTGGCATGTTATTCCCGGCATTTGCTGCTGCTGGTGGAGAAGAATATCTATCTGACTTAATTAAGGGTGAAGAAGGTGCATGGAGTAGTGAAGAAACCTTAGAAATCATGAAGAATGTGGAACAAATGGTCGACGAAGGAATGATTGATTCTGGTTTAGGAGCGTTAAATCATACACAATCACAAATGAATTTCTTGTTACATGATAATGCTTTTATACCAGTAGGCTTCTGGCTTCCAAATGAGATGGCTAACGATATTCCAGAAGGATTTGATTTCGGATTTATACCTTCACCAATGCAAGAGGCAGGGGAGCCATATGCGATTGTTCCAGATTTACGACCTTTAGCAATAGCTGAAAATGCAGAGAACCCGGAAGCTGCGAAAGCTTTCGTTGAGTTTGTATTCACAAGAGAGTATGCAGTTTCCTTCTCGGAACATACTGGAGCAATTATGAATTTGACTGATGTAGATTTAACGCAGAGTGATAAAGTTCCTGCTTACTTAACAGAAGCGAATGAAATGATTAATGATCCTTCCATCGTGCAGATATACAATAAGCCGCACCCTATGAGTGCAGATCTAGAGACGCCAATTGGTAATGCACTAATGTCGTTGATGCTTGGAAATGCTACAGCAGAACAATTTATTGAGGAAGCAGAGAAAGCAGCTGAAGCATATAGATAG
- a CDS encoding N-acetylglucosamine kinase, with protein MSYCLGIDGGGSTTTMAISDNTGNIVAHVQGGPSNLQATSLDEIKDRFEQLIQKLEKQGGGRISQITSVFAGIAGTGYEKNRYWVESLLNELLPHVEKKLVLPDMINALYSGTFGESGIVQIAGTGSVTYGINPDGKEVRVGGWGYLFGDEGSGTTLGMKALQVSLRYFDGRGEPTILLEIIQEHYKTNDPQEIISRIYQSNQVKQEVAKIAPMVFQAALREDQLAKQLIYEAANELALSIETAVNQLYTSEEEPIPVILSGGLFQTELIHTYLKEMLAANASVHLIKPTLPPVGGAIIGAQILIGNELTEEFRQHLQQSFDQLKEKS; from the coding sequence ATGAGCTATTGTTTGGGAATTGATGGAGGTGGTTCAACAACCACGATGGCAATATCAGATAATACAGGGAATATTGTTGCTCATGTTCAGGGTGGTCCTTCTAATTTACAAGCTACTTCACTAGATGAAATAAAGGATCGATTTGAACAGTTAATTCAAAAATTAGAAAAGCAAGGTGGAGGGAGGATAAGTCAAATCACTTCTGTTTTTGCAGGAATCGCAGGAACAGGTTATGAGAAAAATAGATATTGGGTCGAAAGCTTATTGAATGAATTATTACCGCACGTTGAAAAAAAACTAGTTTTACCTGATATGATAAATGCATTATATTCAGGTACTTTTGGCGAATCAGGGATTGTACAAATAGCGGGAACGGGTTCGGTGACTTATGGAATTAATCCAGACGGAAAAGAAGTGCGCGTAGGAGGATGGGGGTATTTATTTGGAGATGAAGGTAGCGGTACTACATTAGGAATGAAGGCCCTACAAGTTTCACTTCGATATTTTGATGGTAGAGGAGAACCTACTATTCTTTTGGAAATAATCCAAGAACATTATAAAACAAATGATCCACAAGAAATTATTTCGAGAATCTATCAATCAAATCAGGTGAAACAAGAAGTAGCAAAGATTGCCCCCATGGTATTCCAAGCAGCTTTGAGAGAAGATCAATTAGCAAAACAGTTAATATATGAAGCTGCAAATGAACTTGCGTTGTCTATTGAAACAGCAGTAAACCAATTATATACAAGTGAAGAAGAACCAATTCCTGTAATCTTAAGTGGAGGTTTATTTCAAACAGAATTAATCCATACTTACTTAAAAGAAATGCTTGCTGCAAATGCTTCTGTTCATTTGATAAAGCCAACTCTTCCTCCTGTTGGTGGAGCGATTATCGGTGCGCAAATATTAATTGGTAATGAATTGACCGAAGAATTTCGACAGCATTTACAACAATCCTTTGATCAATTAAAGGAGAAAAGCTAG
- a CDS encoding glycoside hydrolase family 13 protein yields MNKIWWKEAVAYQIYPRSFMDSNGDGIGDIQGIISKLDYIKDLGIDVIWVSPIYESPNDDNGYDISDYQGIMDEFGTMADFDELLEQVHNRGMRLIMDLVINHTSDEHPWFIESRSSKDNPYRDYYIWRSGKNNQEPNNWASIFGGSAWEYDEMTNEYFMHIFSKKQPDLNWENPKVRQELYNMVNWWLDKGIDGFRVDAISHIKKIADFPNLPNPENKKYVPSFEGHMNRDGIHKFLQEFKEKTLDKYDVMTVGEANGVAISQAEDWVGEDNGVFNMIFQFEHLDLWGKNTDKGLDLKALKQTLSKWQKGLENIGWNALFLENHDQPRSISSWGDTTTYHKKSAKALATLYFLMKGTPFIYQGQEIGMTNVHYSSIDDYDDVDAKNLYEEMIHEGASSKEVLEIIWKTGRDNSRTPMQWNSSQNGGFTSGNPWLKVNDNYTNINVEQELNDVDSIYHYYRKLIEIRKQHEALIYGEYDLILENHPQIYAYTRTLDEKQFVVFVNLFPEKCSFELPSFLAEVEKSLLLTNYETTLHKELQPYEARVYQVN; encoded by the coding sequence ATGAATAAAATATGGTGGAAAGAAGCAGTTGCCTATCAAATATATCCAAGGAGCTTTATGGATTCAAACGGTGACGGTATTGGTGATATTCAAGGAATAATTTCAAAGCTAGATTACATTAAGGATCTTGGTATTGATGTTATTTGGGTTAGTCCTATTTATGAATCTCCTAATGATGATAATGGATATGATATAAGTGATTATCAGGGTATAATGGATGAGTTTGGCACCATGGCGGATTTTGATGAACTATTAGAACAGGTTCATAATCGCGGTATGCGTCTGATTATGGATTTAGTAATTAACCATACATCTGATGAGCATCCTTGGTTCATAGAGTCTCGATCATCTAAAGATAATCCATACCGTGATTATTATATTTGGCGTTCAGGTAAGAACAATCAGGAACCGAATAATTGGGCTTCCATTTTTGGAGGATCTGCTTGGGAATATGACGAAATGACAAATGAATATTTTATGCACATATTTTCTAAAAAACAACCAGATCTTAATTGGGAAAATCCAAAGGTGAGACAAGAACTATACAATATGGTCAATTGGTGGTTAGACAAAGGAATTGACGGTTTTCGTGTTGATGCAATTTCTCATATTAAAAAGATAGCTGATTTTCCAAATCTACCTAATCCTGAAAATAAAAAATATGTTCCTTCCTTTGAAGGTCACATGAATCGTGATGGAATACACAAATTCCTACAAGAGTTCAAAGAAAAAACATTAGACAAATATGATGTTATGACTGTTGGGGAAGCGAATGGAGTAGCTATTTCACAAGCCGAAGACTGGGTTGGTGAGGATAATGGTGTATTCAATATGATATTTCAATTTGAACATTTGGACTTATGGGGGAAAAATACGGATAAAGGTTTAGATTTGAAAGCGTTAAAACAAACCTTATCCAAATGGCAAAAAGGACTAGAAAATATTGGTTGGAATGCATTGTTTTTAGAAAATCATGATCAACCAAGGTCAATTTCTAGTTGGGGTGATACAACAACATATCATAAAAAATCTGCGAAAGCACTCGCTACACTGTATTTTCTTATGAAAGGGACTCCATTTATTTATCAAGGACAAGAAATTGGGATGACAAATGTTCATTATTCTTCCATAGATGATTATGATGATGTAGATGCTAAAAATCTTTATGAAGAAATGATACATGAGGGAGCTTCTTCCAAAGAAGTACTTGAGATTATTTGGAAGACAGGAAGAGATAACTCGCGTACTCCAATGCAGTGGAATAGTTCTCAAAATGGTGGTTTTACTAGTGGAAATCCTTGGTTAAAAGTGAATGATAACTATACTAATATAAATGTTGAACAGGAATTGAATGATGTAGATTCTATATATCACTATTATCGTAAGTTGATTGAAATACGAAAACAACATGAAGCGTTAATTTATGGTGAATATGATTTAATTTTAGAAAATCATCCACAAATTTACGCTTATACGAGAACATTAGATGAAAAGCAATTTGTTGTTTTTGTGAACTTATTTCCTGAAAAATGTAGTTTTGAATTACCATCGTTTTTAGCTGAGGTAGAAAAGTCATTACTATTAACTAATTATGAAACTACATTGCATAAAGAATTACAACCATATGAAGCGAGAGTCTATCAAGTTAACTAA